Part of the Tepiditoga spiralis genome, TAATATTAAAAACTTTTTTTTCATATGTTAATACCTCCTTCTAATATTGATGAAAAATAAAAATGAGTATATGAAGCTAAAACATTTTCTTTTATTATTCCAACTTTATATATTTTATTATTTGATTTTTTTATTACTTCTAATGCATTTTCATTTTCATTTAATTCCATATAACTATAATGAAATTCATGCCCTTTTATAACTGTATTTTTTTTAAAAAAACATTCATTTAATATTTTTATCTTTTCATAACCAAATCTTCCCTGTATTTTATTGCTCATAAAAGTTTTTCCATTTATAAATCCTACCATTTTATGACCTTCTATTTCTTTTGAAAGATACATAAATCCACCACATTCGGCAATTATTTTTTTCCCAGAAGCACATTTTTCATAAACATCAATCAACATACTTTTATTTTTTTCAAGTTTTTTTGCATATACTTCTGGATAACCTCCTGTAAAATAATAAACATCTGCTTCTGGAAGCTTTTTATCATTCAATGGAGAAAAATATTTTATTTTAAATCCATTATTTTTTAACCATTCTATATTTTCTGGATAGTAAAATAAAAATGCTTCATCTCTTGAAATTGCTATACTTTTATTGCCTTTAATCACATTTACTGAATCATATACTTGATTAAGTTCTTTAAAAATACTTTCTATATTAATACTTTTTATTTTTTCATACGATTTTAATGCAATTTCTTTTATATTAAAAAAATCAGTATCCAAACCAAGATGTTTTGAAGGAATTTTTAAACTATTATCATATTCAAATCTTTTAATATATTTAATATTTGTTATCTTTTCAATTTCTTCTTTCTGCATATTAAAAACAATTTCAGATTTACTTTTAGTTATTATTATTCCAACTATTTTTGATTTTGAATGTTTTATTACACCGTCTATCATAGCAGCCATAGTCTTAATAGATGGCATACTTTCAACTAATAATAAAATAGGAATATCCAAAATACTTCCTATACTATCAGTTGAACCTCTTCCATCATTCAATCCATCTAATAATCCCATAACTCCTTCAATAACAATATAATCAGAGTTTTTTGATTCTTTATAAAAATGTTCTTTTAATTTTTTTGAATTTAAAAAATAACTATCTAAAGATTTGCTTTTTTTATCTAAAATTTTTTCATGATATATTGGATCAATAAAGTCTGGACCAATCTTAAAACTACAAACCTTTTTATTTTCACTTTTTAAATATTGAAGAAGTCCTAAAGTAAAGGTTGTTTTTCCTGAATTGGTAAGCATTCCTGCAATTATTAATCCTTTAATAATTTTTCACCTCTAAGTTTTTAAAATATTTAGGATAAATAATTTCACCTAACTTCTTCATACCCAATATTAATCTTGGTGTTGGCCTTGATACTATCTTTTCATCTATTATATAAACATGTTTTTCTTTAATTGCTTTAATTGCTTCAAATCCACTTTCTTTATAAATTTTATCAAGAGTTATTTTATTCATAGCACCTTTTTGAGCTATATAAAAATCTATTTTTTTCGCTTTATCTAAAATCATTTCTTTTTTATATTGTGCAACAGTAGAACCCGTTAAAATAGCATCTTTTGCTATGTTTCCTACACCTATTGTTTTTAAAACTGTATCAGCCATAGAATTTGGTGCACAAGTTAAAAATTTTTTATGTCCAGATTCAAAAAATATATTTTTTCTTTCTGCCTTAGGAATATTTTTAACTATATCCTGTATTTTTTTTAATTCAATTTTAAAATTGTCTATCATTCTTTTTGAATTTTTTTCTTTACCAGTTAAAACTCCAATTTTTTTCCAATAATTAAATAAATCCTTATATTGAAGTGGTTGAAGTGCAACAACTGTAATTCCATAATCCTTTAGTTTCTTTATTAAACTTCCATATCTCTTATAAAATGCTGGTCTTAAAATTACCAAATCTGGATTTGCAGAAATAAATTTTTCAGCATCATCTCTATAACTAAAAGTAGGTTTTTTTAATGCTTCTGGTGGATATGATTCATGTTTAGAAACACCTATAATTTCTTTATCTAATCCTAAACCATACAATACTTCTGTATGAGCACCATATAAAGATATTATTCTTTTAAATGGTTTATCAAAAACTATTTTATACCCGGCATCATCAATTATCTCTAAACCAAAAACACTAATAACCAAAATACTCATAAATAATGTTAATACTTTTTTCACTTGAATTCCTCCTTAAATTGGTATTAAAATTTTTTTATTTTTATGATTTAAAATAGAAGTTTTTATTTTAAAAATATCAAAGATATTTTCTGGTGTTAATACATCTTTTGTAATTCCATGTTTCTTTATTTCACCATCTTTCATTAAAAATATTTCATCACAATACATACTTGCTAAATTAAAATCATGGAAAACGGATATTACTGTTAAATTATTATTGTTCACTTTTTCCTTTACTAATTTTAATAATGTGTGTGTATAGTAAAGATCTAAGTTTGATGTTGATTCATCTAAAAATAATAACTCTGTTTCTTGAACTAAAGCTCTTGCAAAAATAATTCTTTGCTTTTCACCACCACTCAATGTCATAACATTTTGTTCTTTTATTTCAAATAAATCCATATCTTTTAGAACCTTTTCTATTACTTTTAAATCATACTTTTTTAAACCTTCAAATCTATTTTTGTGAGGGTATCTCCCCATCTCAATTATTTCAAAAATTGAAAATGGAAACAATATTTCAAAACTCTGAGGAACCAGAGATACCTTTTTTGCAATTTCTTTTTTAGTTAAATTAGAAATACTTTTATTAAATAACTTCACTGTTCCATTAAAATCATTTCTTATTCCTGTTAAAACATCTAAAAGAGTTGTCTTTCCACTTCCATTTGGACCTAAAATTCCATAAAATCCTTTTTTATTAATGTTTAAATTTATATTTTTTAATATTTTTTTATTTTCTATTTTTAGATTTAAATTTTTTACATTTATCAAAAAACATTCCTCCTCATTTTTTTTCTAAAAATTATTAGAAAAAATGGAGCACCTATTAATGAAGTAAGTACACCTATTGGTAATTCAATTGGAAGTATTGCTCTTGTTATATTATCAGCTGTTGAAAGTATTATTGCTCCCCAAATTGAAGATAAAACTATTAATTTTCTATTATCTGTACCAATTATAATTCTTATTAAATGAGGAACAATTAAGCCTACAAATCCTATAATTCCATTTATCGAAACAACTATTGATGACATTAAAGAAGCATTAATTAATAATAAAATTCTAATTTTATTTGTGTTTACTCCAAGGGAATTGGCATTTTTTTCTCCTAAAGAAATTATATTTAATTCATTTGAATATAAAATTGTTATTATAAATCCAATGAAAGTAAATAAAAATAATATTAATACTTCTGCCCATGTTCTTGATGAAAAACTTCCCATTAACCAAAATATTATTGAAGATACTTCTTCATTTGATAAATATTTAATAAGACTTAACCCCGCTGAAAAAAATGCAGAAACTATAATACCACTTAAAATTAATGAAACTGAACTCAATCTTCTTTGATATGTACCTAATCTTATTACTAAAAATAAAGTCATTAATGAAAATATAAATGCAAAAAATGGTATTGTTGCTATTCCAAAAAAATTAAATCCACAAAGTATAGAAATTGCAGCTCCAAAAGATGCACCAGAAGATATTCCTAAAGTATATGGATCAGCCAATGGATTTAATAATGAACTTTGAAAAATAACACCAGATAAACTTAAAGCAGTACCTGCAATTATTGAAGATAAAATTCTTGGTAACCTTACTTGAATTATTACGTACCAAAACATATCTTTTTTTGAAGTTCTTAATAAAGTTTCTAATATTATCTTTAAAACTTTTGAAAAGGATATTTTTATATATCCCATACCTGTATAAAAAATAACAGTTAATATTAGAATTATTATTCCAATACTTAAGAAATAATAATATTTTTTATTTTTCATAAATTATCAACTACTTTTAAAATATTCTCTAACGAATAATAAATTCTTCCATATTCTTTTAAAGGCATTTTTATAACAAAAAATGGTATTTTATTTTTTAAACAAAATTTTATTTTCTTATCTGTTTTTCCTTCTTTTCCAGAATCTTTAAATATTATTAAATCTGGTTTATAAAATTTAATTATTTCATTTAATTCATTATCTATTTTGTTTGGATCAAATTTAATATGTTCAAAACCTTCAACCTTTTTTATAGATCTTATAATGATTTCAGGAAAATACTTTATCTTATTTAATTCATCAATTACTTTTAAACTTCCATTTG contains:
- a CDS encoding cobyrinate a,c-diamide synthase, with protein sequence MIKGLIIAGMLTNSGKTTFTLGLLQYLKSENKKVCSFKIGPDFIDPIYHEKILDKKSKSLDSYFLNSKKLKEHFYKESKNSDYIVIEGVMGLLDGLNDGRGSTDSIGSILDIPILLLVESMPSIKTMAAMIDGVIKHSKSKIVGIIITKSKSEIVFNMQKEEIEKITNIKYIKRFEYDNSLKIPSKHLGLDTDFFNIKEIALKSYEKIKSINIESIFKELNQVYDSVNVIKGNKSIAISRDEAFLFYYPENIEWLKNNGFKIKYFSPLNDKKLPEADVYYFTGGYPEVYAKKLEKNKSMLIDVYEKCASGKKIIAECGGFMYLSKEIEGHKMVGFINGKTFMSNKIQGRFGYEKIKILNECFFKKNTVIKGHEFHYSYMELNENENALEVIKKSNNKIYKVGIIKENVLASYTHFYFSSILEGGINI
- a CDS encoding ABC transporter ATP-binding protein yields the protein MINVKNLNLKIENKKILKNINLNINKKGFYGILGPNGSGKTTLLDVLTGIRNDFNGTVKLFNKSISNLTKKEIAKKVSLVPQSFEILFPFSIFEIIEMGRYPHKNRFEGLKKYDLKVIEKVLKDMDLFEIKEQNVMTLSGGEKQRIIFARALVQETELLFLDESTSNLDLYYTHTLLKLVKEKVNNNNLTVISVFHDFNLASMYCDEIFLMKDGEIKKHGITKDVLTPENIFDIFKIKTSILNHKNKKILIPI
- a CDS encoding FecCD family ABC transporter permease codes for the protein MKNKKYYYFLSIGIIILILTVIFYTGMGYIKISFSKVLKIILETLLRTSKKDMFWYVIIQVRLPRILSSIIAGTALSLSGVIFQSSLLNPLADPYTLGISSGASFGAAISILCGFNFFGIATIPFFAFIFSLMTLFLVIRLGTYQRRLSSVSLILSGIIVSAFFSAGLSLIKYLSNEEVSSIIFWLMGSFSSRTWAEVLILFLFTFIGFIITILYSNELNIISLGEKNANSLGVNTNKIRILLLINASLMSSIVVSINGIIGFVGLIVPHLIRIIIGTDNRKLIVLSSIWGAIILSTADNITRAILPIELPIGVLTSLIGAPFFLIIFRKKMRRNVF
- a CDS encoding ABC transporter substrate-binding protein, whose amino-acid sequence is MKKVLTLFMSILVISVFGLEIIDDAGYKIVFDKPFKRIISLYGAHTEVLYGLGLDKEIIGVSKHESYPPEALKKPTFSYRDDAEKFISANPDLVILRPAFYKRYGSLIKKLKDYGITVVALQPLQYKDLFNYWKKIGVLTGKEKNSKRMIDNFKIELKKIQDIVKNIPKAERKNIFFESGHKKFLTCAPNSMADTVLKTIGVGNIAKDAILTGSTVAQYKKEMILDKAKKIDFYIAQKGAMNKITLDKIYKESGFEAIKAIKEKHVYIIDEKIVSRPTPRLILGMKKLGEIIYPKYFKNLEVKNY